One Mya arenaria isolate MELC-2E11 chromosome 5, ASM2691426v1 genomic window carries:
- the LOC128233817 gene encoding uncharacterized protein LOC128233817 encodes MYKHQDSLIVLRKARKACWKSEGKLIIATQKCSDRQNQTDVDVRPKALKKLESILERKQVKHQQNVETFMESFKNEFTLRKSVLEQAQRLESLILAEMEAAITLLMNTNRQDISAEQVADFARLIYGKTSRAYCFKNALPELCLKERVLLSTFDTSRINRKGMLRLSA; translated from the exons ATGTACAAACACCAGGACTCTCTCATAGTCCTCAGAAAGGCCAGAAAG GCATGCTGGAAGAGTGAGGGAAAATTAATCATTGCCACACAGAAATGTTCAGACCGGCAAAACCAGACGGATGTAGATGTTCGGCCAAAGGCATTGAAG AAGCTGGAGAGCATCCTGGAGCGAAAGCAGGTGAAGCACCAGCAGAATGTAGAGACGTTTATGGAATCATTTAAGAACGAATTCACTCTCAGGAAATCTGTCCTCGAG CAAGCGCAAAGGCTTGAGAGTCTCATCCTGGCGGAGATGGAGGCGGCCATTACCCTTCTGATGAACACGAACAGGCAGGATATCAG TGCTGAGCAGGTTGCAGACTTCGCGAGGTTAATTTACGGCAAGACCTCCCGCGCATATTGCTTTAAGAACGCCTTG CCCGAACTCTGCCTCAAGGAGAGGGTCTTGCTTTCAACCTTCGACACCAGCAGGATCAACAGGAAGGGCATGCTTAGG CTGTCGGCCTAA